From a single Brassica oleracea var. oleracea cultivar TO1000 chromosome C5, BOL, whole genome shotgun sequence genomic region:
- the LOC106344478 gene encoding uncharacterized protein LOC106344478, whose protein sequence is MWVVNYDMLPTRSRLATWGMMVATDCPFCSSDVETRDHLFLKCEYGQDVWSEVFIRCQPPMLSFTDWSELLSWILSAATPELKLLRKLATQVVIFHLWKQRNNLIHNHTSLSVSSIFHCIDKELRNIISARKGRKQFRSLMSMWLR, encoded by the coding sequence ATGTGGGTGGTGAACTACGACATGCTTCCAACGAGAAGCAGACTTGCTACATGGGGAATGATGGTTGCTACTGACTGTCCTTTCTGCTCTAGTGATGTTGAAACAAGAGACCACCTGTTCTTGAAATGTGAATACGGCCAGGATGTTTGGAGTGAAGTCTTCATCAGATGTCAACCGCCTATGTTGAGCTTCACGGACTGGTCTGAACTGTTGTCTTGGATCCTTTCAGCTGCGACACCAGAGCTGAAACTTCTTCGGAAATTAGCCACACAAGTTGTGATTTTTCATCTGTGGAAGCAACGAAACAACCTGATTCACAATCACACTTCTCTATCTGTTTCATCTATCTTCCATTGCATTGACAAGGAGTTGAGAAACATTATATCTGCTAGGAAAGGGAGGAAACAATTCAGGTCTCTCATGTCCATGTGGCTGAGGTGA
- the LOC106344479 gene encoding uncharacterized protein LOC106344479 — MLPKGCIKNIEALCSRFLWTGNIDKCGIAKISWSMVCVPKEEGDWHWDTHLQDKSLWTIEPSPTDSWAWKRLFKIRPVTLQFCKISIGNGLSASFWFDVWSPLGQLINYIGASGQRALRIRRKAVVADAIHGSSWSLPHPRSEQEVDLYSYITTISLPLTPDIDDVYEWVAGDTPSRSFRSSTTWEILRPR, encoded by the exons ATGCTTCCCAAGGGTTGTATAAAGAACATTGAGGCTCTATGCTCTAGATTTCTATGGACTGGAAACATTGATAAATGTGGCATTGCTAAGATCTCATGGTCAATGGTTTGCGTGCCAAAAGAGGAGGGAG ATTGGCACTGGGACACACATTTACAAGATAAGTCCTTATGGACTATTGAGCCTTCTCCCACTGACTCTTGGGCCTGGAAAAGATTGTTCAAGATTCGCCCAGTTACTCTTCAGTTCTGTAAAATCTCGATAGGAAATGGGCTTTCAGCTAGTTTTTGGTTCGATGTTTGGTCCCCGTTGGGTCAGCTTATCAATTATATTGGAGCTTCAGGGCAGAGAGCTCTTCGTATCAGGAGAAAAGCAGTCGTTGCTGATGCAATACATGGTTCATCTTGGTCGCTACCGCATCCAAGATCAGAGCAGGAAGTTGATCTTTACTCTTATATTACAACTATCTCTCTGCCTCTGACCCCTGATATTGATGATGTCTATGAATGGGTTGCTGGTGATACTCCTTCTCGTTCTTTCAGGTCATCAACCACATGGGAAATTCTCAGGCCAAGATAG